The sequence TCGCGGGCGGCCGTGGTCGAGGCGGTCGAATCTCCGATGTGCTATGCTATGCGCATACATTCGCACACTTTCAGGAGATGGCCCGATGGCGCTGGCACGCACGAACCTGACCCTCCCCAAGAATCTGATGGCAGAGGTCGACCAGTTGGCCGGCCCACGCGGACGAAGTCGATACGTGGCAGAAGCGGTCGCCCAACGCGTCAAGCGCGACAAGCTCGGCAGGGCGATCCGCGAGACGGCGGGGATCCTCGTCGGAACGCCGTACCAGATGACGCGCGATGAGGTGACCACCTGGGTCGACGGACTTCGTTCCGAAGAGACTGACTGAGGATGCGGTTCCTGCTCGATTCCACCCTGCTTATGGATCACGCCAACCGGGACGAGCCTGCCAACCAGCTGCTCGAGCGCCTGCATTCCGAGCCGCATGAGCTGTACACCTGCGACGTGATCACCTGCGAGACGTTGTCACAAGGCGATGCGAGCCACCTGCGGCAACTCCGCACACTGCTCGACGCTCTCGAATATGTCGCGACATCCCCGGATGCCGCGCGTTGGGCCGCCGACTCGCGGCTGACCAGGCATCGGGCGGGGGGCAAGCTCGGCCTTGGCGACTCACTGATCGCCAGCGTGGCCGCCGAGCTGGGCGCGACCGTGGTCACCCGCAACCGCCCCGACTTCGAGCGGCAGGGGATCAAGGTCCTGAGCTACTGACTCTCCCGCTTGACCTCCCGGGACCGATGTCGTCGCAAGCTGGACGCCGATTCCAGGAACTGAGGGTGACCGCGGGGCGGTTCGTGCAGGTATGGACGGGCGGCTCACAATGGAGCCATGCCCGCCAAGGAACGGAACGAGCAATTCTGGAGCGAATACCTCTCTCGCCCGAACTCGGGCATGGCGGCCGGGCGGCGCTTCTTCAGCCGAATCCCCACCAACCCCCGGTGCTACCTGTGCGCGGCGCCGTTTGCGGGTGCTGGGGGAGTGGCGTTCCGGCTCTTCGGCAAGCGACAGTCGTCGGGCAACCCGAACTATTGCAACTCGTGCGAGAAGATGCTGATCAAGTATCACGGTGGTGCCGAGGTCGAAGCCTCCATGCTGTTCGCCGATATCCGGGGTTCCACAGCCCTCGCCGAAAAGATGACGCCAACCGAGTTTCGGACGGTGCTCGACCGCTTCTACTCGACCGCATCGGGTCTGGTCTTCGCCCATGACGGCATGGTGGACAAGTTCGTCGGTGACGAGCTGGTGGCCGCGTTTCCCTCCATGCTCAGCGCAGAGCGGCACACCGAGCGCGCCGTCGAGACAGCCCAGGAGTTGCTCCGCGCGACCGGCCACGCGGACCCGGCGGGTCCCTGGGTTCCGATCGGAGCCGGCGTGCATACCGGCCGCGTCTGGTTTGGCGCTGTGGGGGAGGGTGGTCACGTGGAGCTGACCGGCGTGGGCGATCCGGTGAACGTCACCGCTCGCCTCGCCTCCCTGGCGCAGGCGGGTGAGATCCTCGTTTCGGTGGAGGCGGCCGAGAAGGCCGGTCTGGATCCCTCGCTGCCGCGACAAACGCTCGAGCTGAAGGGTCGGGAGGAGCCCATTGAGGTGGTGAGCCTCCGATTAGCCCCAATTAGCGAGACAGTCGCGTCCGGGTGATACGCGAATGGAAGGTCGAGCTGCGCCCGCGTGACCCCAACGACACGGCCGGTCTCCCACAGTGACCCAAGCCCTACCAGCCATGGATGGGCCGAAACGAGGTACCCGACGTGACGCACATCGAAGAAGAGAAGGTCACGACGACCACCAGCTACGAGCACGAGGATCCCCCGAAGGAGCACGTCGACAACATCAACCTGAACGTCAACACGGACAACGACGGGGAGACCGTCACGGTCGACGAGACCACTGCCGAGACCACCGAGGAGACCCAGCCGCAGCAGGTGAACGTCAACGCCCCTCGCTGATCCTGCGCAGGGACCCACACGAGGTCATCGCGCGCTAGGCTTGCGCCATGACCTCGACTACCGCCGCTGATCCGCTCGTCCAGTACACCGCCGACATCCAGCCTCGCCCCATTCCCGAGGCCCTCCTCGCCGCGCGCAGCGACCTCATGGCCGCGGTCCGCGAGCTTGCTTCCCTCACCGATGCCGACCTGGAGACGTTCTGGGCCTGGAAGGGCGACGGCGAGAACGAGATCCGGTACGGCTTCTACCGAATCTTCGAGGACTTCGAGCGAGCAGGCGTCGATGCCGAGGCGGCTCTCCACGAGGCAGGTGTCGAGCGGGGCAGAGCCGCCGACCTGATCGCCCCGGCCACTGCCGCGCGTTGGGACCTGCAGGGGATCCTGGTCCAGCTGCCGGATGCCGCCTGGGACGCCGACCCCGGTGACGAGCAGTGGACCGTGCGCCAGACGCTCGGCCACGTCATCGGTGGCCAGCGAAGCTACGCTGCCGTCACCGCCTGGTGGCAGGGGCAGGCGCTCCCGGCCGACTCGAATGTGCCAACCGCACGGCCCACGGCGATCTACGACGCGCTGCCGAGTGACGAAGAAGAGGGGGCGGGCACCCCGGCCGAGGTCCGCGCCCGGCTCGACGAGGTGCTCGACCAATCGACCGAACGGCTGGCCGGCCTGCCTCCCGAGCGACTTGCCCACGGGACGCGCTGGATGGGCTTCGCCCTGGACATCGGCTTCCGGATTGGCCGATGGTCCTCGCACTTCCGCGAGCACACCATCCAGGTCGAGAAGACGCTGGTCATGATCGGCCACACGCCCACCGAGGTGGACCGATTGATCCGCCTGATCCTCGGTGAGTGGGGTCGCGCAGAGGCAGCCGTCTACGGCTCGGCGGATGGTGGAGAGGCGCTCGGTATCCTGGCCGCGGCTGCTGCGGAGGCCCGCGCCACCGCCGCCGAGGCCGCGAGGATCGCCCGGGACTGAGTCAGCCCGGGCGGTTTGCCGGCCAGGCGCCCGTTACCTGGCGGAGGATCGCGAACTCGCCGACGTGGTAGGCGTTGTGGTCGGCGACGATGAGGATCTCCCGCAGGAGAGTGTGCCCGGGCGTGTGGGGGATCGGCGCCAGGAGGTCCCAGGCGGGATCGGCGACCAGCTCGCACAGGGCGGCGCGATCCGCGAGGAATCGCGCGACGCTGCCGGCGAACTCCTCCGGGGTCGCCGTGGCGGATGGATCCGGCCAGTAGCCGATCGGCCAGTCCGGCGAGACCCACGCCGGGATGCGGACGTACTCGAGGATGTCCCACTGCGTCAGGCGCAGATGCTCGACTAGGTGCCACGGCGTGTAGCCGACGTTCGGCGGGCGCCGGTTGATGGCGTCATCGGGGAAGTCGGCGACGGCCTCCTCGAAGCGCATGTGGGCGTCGTCGGCCTCCAGCAGCCGAATCAGCTGGGCGCTCAGCGGGTCGTCAGTCATGGGCCCAGCCTACGCCAGCTAAGGGTCCGGTAAGGAGCCTTGGCTACGCTAGCCCGATGCCCTTCCGGGACCTTGTCAGCCGCCATGCGATGCGCGAGGCAAGGCGAGAGGGGATCACGTTGGACGAGATGGAGGAAACGTATCTGGATCCAGACGTCACGCGTGGCTCAGCGCACGACGAGCTCCGCGAGATACGGACTCGATGGTTCGGTGAGACGGCGATCGAGGTGGTGGTTGATACAATCGACGTCAGAGTGGTGACGACATGGCGGAGGTAGCTCGGAAGCGGACCGATCTTCTCCTGGAGTACGACGAATCCGTGGACGCCGCCTACCTCCGGCTGACCGATTCCGCGGTGGACCATCAGGTCCGGCTCGACGACGCCCGCGGCATCAACTACGCCGCAGACGGATCGGTGATCGGCATTGAGATCCTGTCGCCGCGTCGCAAGGGTGTGCTGTTGGACGGGCTGCCATACCCCGATGATGTGGCCCGGGTGATGCGCTCCTGCGGCTTTCGCATCCTCCAGGCGACGCCGGGCTAGCCCGCTCCGGTTGCGACGGAAGACCGATGAAGTACGCGATTGTCATCGAGCGCTCGCCCACCGGGTACGCGGCGTACGTCCCCGATCTTCCCGGTTGCGTCGCAGCCGGTGGCACGCGCGTCGAAGTCGAACGCCTGATCCGCGAGGCCATTCAGCTCCACCTCGAAGGCATGCGTGAGGATGGCGAACCGATCCCCGAACCGACGACTGGGGTGGATCTGGTCGAGGTCTAGTCGGAGCGCACCGATGGCAGGGGAGGCAGTGTCACCAGTCGCCTGCGACGAATCGCTTTGACCTCGGACGATCTCGATCGCTTCGTGACGGCGCAGGAGCCGGTGTACGCCCGGGTGCTCGCCGAGTTGCGGCAAGGGCGCAAGACTAGCCACTGGATGTGGTTCATCTTTCCCCAGATCGCCGGGCTGGGGCAGAGCCCGATGTCGGAGCGCTTCGCGATCCACTCTATCGAGGAGGCTCGTGCCTACCTCGTTCACCGGGTGCTCGGGCCGCGGCTACGCGAATGCGCCGCCGCCGTCCTTGCGCTGAAAGACCGGGCCGCAGAAGACACCTTCGGCCCCATCGACGCGAAGAAGCTACGCTCTAGCATGACCCTCTTCCACCGCGCAGCGCCCACCGAGCCGCTGTTTCGCCAGGTGCTCGATGGGTGGTTCGCCGGGATGCCGGATGACAAGACCGATATGCTTCTTGGGAGGTCAACCGATGGATGAGCAGGCGGTTCGCGAGCATGCCCAGGCAACCTGCGCTGCGCTGCTGGCCGGCGACATCGGCAAGGCGGCCGAGGAGATGAGCAAGGAGCTGCGCTCGAGCCTGGGCCCGATCGTGGCCATGCTGCCAATGCCGATGACCGAGGCCAGCATCGAGTCGATCGAGTCGACCCCGACCGGCTACAAGGCCGTCCTCCACCTGGTGAGCGAGGGGAACACCCTCCGCCTCGAGACGCGCTGGAAGGACCGCGACGGCCAGCCGACCATCGTCGAGGCCAGCCGCGTCCACGAGGAACCGGTCCAGCCTGTCGCCGAAGGCGAGCCGACGGAAGGCTGACATGGGCGAATCCTCAAGCCGACCGCAGCCGTGGTCATAGGGTAAGGGACAATTGATCTTCGGGAGCCTCAGGTGGGGAGGCGGTCGAGAGAGTCTCCACGAAGTTAGTAACGGCTCGCGGGGTCCGAACTGGCAACGCGCCCTTCTTGATCAACATCGCATTGCCAAGCGGAGTGCCGGCGTCAAATTCGAGCGCCAGGACAGGCCGGCCCATGGCAAGGGCAGTTTCCCCGGCCGCTAGAGTTCCGCCACGCTCGGACGCCTCGATCACCACGAGCGCCTGGGTCAGAGCCGCGATCAAGCCGTTCCGGGCCATCGCGCCCCCAACGCTCCATGGCTGACCCGGGGGGAACTGGGAAAGAACGAGCAACTGGCCCGACTCAGAGATTCCGTCCTCATCGCCGTGACGCAATCGGGCGTGGGTGATTCCTTCTGGCAGGACAGTTATGACGCCGCCGCCGGCCTCGAGAGCACCCTGTTGCGCTTCGGCGTCCACACCGATGGCGTTGCCCGCGACCGTGACGTAACCCTTGCCAGCAAGCGCCTGGGCCAGCGACCGCGCGGCGGAAAGGCCCTCGGCCGACGCTGATCGTGATCCACAGATGCCGACTGCCGGCCGATGGAGGAGGGCGGTGTTTCCCGCGCTCATGAGGATCGCTGGCGGCGATCGAAGAGCGTTCAGTAGTTCAGGGTAGTCGTCGCCTCCGAAGATGAGCGCGCCAATCCCTGCTTCCTCGAGGTGGGTCGCCGATTGAAGGAGGTCTCGCTGAACCGCGTCATCGAGTCCCGCGCACGCCTCGTCCACAACGCCCGGCCCATCATCCCGCAAGGCGCGCAGCAGGGGGGCGGGGGTCCGCCAGATGTGCCAGGCCGCGACGGCGCGCTGTACTGAATCCATCGCTCGCCTAGTTTCGCATCGTTCTGACGGCGACAAGCGCGGAAACGCTCGACGCGCCGACAGAGTCCAGGAATGCGGCGGCGGTCCGGAGGCTCTCGCCGCTCCGGCAAACGTCGTCGATGAGGATGACGCTTCGCCTCTTGATCGTTGCCGCCTCGATCGCGAACTCGCGAGCCGGCCGCTCATCTGCAGGGGTGTCCTTGACTGGGGCAGCAGCGTTGTCTGTCAGCTCCGCCAGCGGCAGCTTGCGCACGTTTGCCACCGCTTTGGCGAGCCGTTCGCTGAAATGCCCGGGGGAATGGCTCGGAACACTGACCACCACCTCAGCCTGGGACAGGTCTGGGTGCTGTGCCATTACCTGGGCGAGCTCGGCCACCAATTTTTTCGCATGCGGGGCAGATCCAGCGTACTTAGCTTCGTGTATCAGTTCCCCAACGTGGGTATCTGCCCAAAGATCCGGATCCTCGTGGCTCTGCGGATCTTTGTACCAATCGAGGGCGATCGCGACAACGACCGGTGGTCCGATACGCAGCGTGAGCACATGGCCGAGCAGCTCGAGAAATCCGACCTCTTCCTCCGTAAGTGGTCTGGCCAGTGGATATCGGTGCGTCCATTCTCCCTCGTCGGCCGCCCGGATGGGTAAGCGATCGCCGAGCGCGGCGCCGATCGCGCGCTCTACCTGGACCGCGACTTCGTTCCTGCAGAGAAGGTGCAGTCGGCGGCGACCGTCCGAGGACACGCTTTCCGTCCATTCGCTGAGGACCGAAGCATTCCGGGCCAAGGGCGTTACTCCTCCCTTGTGGCCGGTCGAGAGTTGGCGAGCGAAAACCTGACGGTTCCTACGAAGGCGACCGGTGCTCGATAGTCAACCACGACTGTGACAGCCGTCTGTCTCAATGGTCGATGGAAGTTGCTCATTCCAACCGCGACGGGGTTGTATACCTGATGCAGGGCTCTGACCTGTACCCTGACGCAAGGCTGCCTCGGGTGTGGACGCTCTCGATCAGGAGGCAGGGAGGGCACGATTGCGAATCCCCGCGTGGGTCGCTGGAGTACTCAACCGAGTACCGATGGGGCTTACCCCAGGGTCGGTCTACGTCGTGACGGGCGGAGGAGGAGGCTTCGCGCTCGCATCGTTCAGGCCGACGCCGGATTCAGCCCTTTGGATCTGGGTGCTCTGGATCATCGTCTGGGCGGCTGCGATCTATCTCTTTGTGCGCGGAGTGCTGGGATTCCTCGCGTTGATGGTCCAGAGGGGATGGATAGCCCGAGAGATGTTTCGGCAGCGGGGTCTGCCGCGCATCCGGATCAAAGTTGAGTGGCCTGCCGCGAAGAGCGGCAACCGGGCCCAAGTCCCTCCACTCCCTAAGAGCGCTGACCCCGTGGGCGACGCACGGAAGGCTCTAGCGACTGCCGAGCGCGAGGACACGGAGCGACCACCGGCTGATCCCCCCGAACCAACCGGGGCGCCTCCCAAGCCACGGTTCAGGGTGCAGCCGGGTGGAGATGCCAACGGCGGTCGCGCGGCGCGCGGCCGGCCGGGCCGGGGGTGGGCTGACTGAGCGGGTGGTGGTCCGGCGGCGCCAACTCAGGGCCTTCCGCGTACTCATCCTCCACATAGTCGTAGAACCAGTCCTCGCCGGGCTCGAAGCTGCGGATGATCGGGTGGTTCTCCGCCGCGGCATGCTTGCTGCCGTGCTGCGAGGGGGACTGGTCGCAGCAGCCGATGTGGCCGCAGTGCACGCATCGGCGCAGGTGGAACCACCAGCCGCCTTCAGTGGCGAGGCACTCGACGCAGCCGGTGCCGCTGGGCGGGATGGAGGTGTCGATCGGGGGGTAGTCGGCCATGTTCAGCGCATGATGCTCCACGGCCGCTTCGGTGGTCGGCTCCCTCCTAGTTCGCCCGCGCCCGCTGGACCCGAGGGCGGGGGGACGTGGCCGTTGCGACCTGGTCTTCGAGGAAGGAGGCGTGCTCCGGGCGGCCGAGCAGGTAGCCCTGCCCGAGCGCAACGCCGAGCTCCCTGAGGGTGTCAAGGTCATCCTCGCTCTCGATTCCCTCCGCCACGAGGGTGAAGTCCGCGTCGCGGGCGAAGTGGACGAACCCCGCGACGAGTGCGCGCCGTGTGAGATCGGTAGCAGCGCTCTGGACCAGGCCGATGTCCATCTTCACGAAGGCCGGGCGTACTTCCAGGATGTGGCGCAGGCTCGCGAAGCCGGAGCCAGCGTCATCCACCGCGAGCAAGCGGCCAGGACCCAGGCGTTCCATCGCCGCCGCGATCGGCGCGTAATCGGTGATGACATCGTGTTCGGAGAGCTCGATGACCGTGGGCCGATCGAGCGGCCCGAGGATGTCGGCAAGCGTATCGGTCTCCGACAGAAGGGCCGCCGACGCGTTGACGCTGACCCAGCAGTTGGGAGGAAGCTCCCTGGTGGCCCTGACGGCGGCCTGCATGGTGGCGAACTCCAGGTCCCGGCCCCGTCCGACGAGCGCGGCATGTCGAACAGGCGCATTGTCGTCTGTGGCGCGTCGAAGCGGGTGAGTGCCTCGTACCCGACGACCTGGTTCGAGACGATGTCGCGGATCGGCTGGAATACGGGCCAGTAGCGGCGCTGCAGCAGGATTTCGTCGATCAGGTGCGTGGCGCTCGAGCGCTCCTCGAGCTTCGCGATCGCCGGGCCCAGGGTGGTGGCGACGACATCGGCCATCTCGGCCAAAACGGGGATGTGCTCGGCAACGGTCGCCTGGCCGCCTGCCGGATTGCTCACGGCCGCACCAAGCAGCCCGATCATTCGCCCTTCGTATGACAGCGGCATGAAGACGACCGCATCCACGCCCATCGCCGCGACGCTGCGCGAATAGCCACCGTCCTCCTCTTGCACGGTCCAGCCGGTGATCCATGGGCCGCTCGCCGCGTGGGTGCGGAAGTACTCGTTGCGATGCTCCGGCAGCACCGCCCCGGCGCGGAGATAGGGCGACAGGTTCGTGCCGACGATCCCCAGGAGCACGGACCGACCGTCGGCGGTGAACCAGGTGATGGAGGCGGTCTTCAGCGGCGTGTGGCGCGTCAGCGGCTCGAGCAGGCCGGCCGCCATCACGTACGGGTCAGGAGAGCTGGGCACGCGGGTGACCTCGTGCAGGAGCCGCTTGCGCCTGCCGAGGAAATCCTCGATCACCTGGCGCATCCGGTTGCCGAAGGCGGCTCCCGCGAGGACGCCGGCTACCGCGAGCACATGCTGCTGCCCGAGCGGCCCGCCCAGGGCTGCCCCGATCGAGATTCCGCCCGTGCCGGCCAGCGTCCATAGTACGG is a genomic window of Chloroflexota bacterium containing:
- a CDS encoding type II toxin-antitoxin system VapC family toxin, whose amino-acid sequence is MRFLLDSTLLMDHANRDEPANQLLERLHSEPHELYTCDVITCETLSQGDASHLRQLRTLLDALEYVATSPDAARWAADSRLTRHRAGGKLGLGDSLIASVAAELGATVVTRNRPDFERQGIKVLSY
- a CDS encoding adenylate/guanylate cyclase domain-containing protein, translating into MPAKERNEQFWSEYLSRPNSGMAAGRRFFSRIPTNPRCYLCAAPFAGAGGVAFRLFGKRQSSGNPNYCNSCEKMLIKYHGGAEVEASMLFADIRGSTALAEKMTPTEFRTVLDRFYSTASGLVFAHDGMVDKFVGDELVAAFPSMLSAERHTERAVETAQELLRATGHADPAGPWVPIGAGVHTGRVWFGAVGEGGHVELTGVGDPVNVTARLASLAQAGEILVSVEAAEKAGLDPSLPRQTLELKGREEPIEVVSLRLAPISETVASG
- a CDS encoding DinB family protein, coding for MTSTTAADPLVQYTADIQPRPIPEALLAARSDLMAAVRELASLTDADLETFWAWKGDGENEIRYGFYRIFEDFERAGVDAEAALHEAGVERGRAADLIAPATAARWDLQGILVQLPDAAWDADPGDEQWTVRQTLGHVIGGQRSYAAVTAWWQGQALPADSNVPTARPTAIYDALPSDEEEGAGTPAEVRARLDEVLDQSTERLAGLPPERLAHGTRWMGFALDIGFRIGRWSSHFREHTIQVEKTLVMIGHTPTEVDRLIRLILGEWGRAEAAVYGSADGGEALGILAAAAAEARATAAEAARIARD
- a CDS encoding DinB family protein, giving the protein MTDDPLSAQLIRLLEADDAHMRFEEAVADFPDDAINRRPPNVGYTPWHLVEHLRLTQWDILEYVRIPAWVSPDWPIGYWPDPSATATPEEFAGSVARFLADRAALCELVADPAWDLLAPIPHTPGHTLLREILIVADHNAYHVGEFAILRQVTGAWPANRPG
- a CDS encoding DUF2283 domain-containing protein; translated protein: MAEVARKRTDLLLEYDESVDAAYLRLTDSAVDHQVRLDDARGINYAADGSVIGIEILSPRRKGVLLDGLPYPDDVARVMRSCGFRILQATPG
- a CDS encoding type II toxin-antitoxin system HicB family antitoxin; amino-acid sequence: MKYAIVIERSPTGYAAYVPDLPGCVAAGGTRVEVERLIREAIQLHLEGMREDGEPIPEPTTGVDLVEV
- a CDS encoding DUF1810 domain-containing protein; the encoded protein is MTSDDLDRFVTAQEPVYARVLAELRQGRKTSHWMWFIFPQIAGLGQSPMSERFAIHSIEEARAYLVHRVLGPRLRECAAAVLALKDRAAEDTFGPIDAKKLRSSMTLFHRAAPTEPLFRQVLDGWFAGMPDDKTDMLLGRSTDG
- a CDS encoding DNA-processing protein DprA; the encoded protein is MDSVQRAVAAWHIWRTPAPLLRALRDDGPGVVDEACAGLDDAVQRDLLQSATHLEEAGIGALIFGGDDYPELLNALRSPPAILMSAGNTALLHRPAVGICGSRSASAEGLSAARSLAQALAGKGYVTVAGNAIGVDAEAQQGALEAGGGVITVLPEGITHARLRHGDEDGISESGQLLVLSQFPPGQPWSVGGAMARNGLIAALTQALVVIEASERGGTLAAGETALAMGRPVLALEFDAGTPLGNAMLIKKGALPVRTPRAVTNFVETLSTASPPEAPEDQLSLTL
- a CDS encoding phosphoribosyltransferase family protein codes for the protein MARNASVLSEWTESVSSDGRRRLHLLCRNEVAVQVERAIGAALGDRLPIRAADEGEWTHRYPLARPLTEEEVGFLELLGHVLTLRIGPPVVVAIALDWYKDPQSHEDPDLWADTHVGELIHEAKYAGSAPHAKKLVAELAQVMAQHPDLSQAEVVVSVPSHSPGHFSERLAKAVANVRKLPLAELTDNAAAPVKDTPADERPAREFAIEAATIKRRSVILIDDVCRSGESLRTAAAFLDSVGASSVSALVAVRTMRN
- a CDS encoding UBP-type zinc finger domain-containing protein; this translates as MADYPPIDTSIPPSGTGCVECLATEGGWWFHLRRCVHCGHIGCCDQSPSQHGSKHAAAENHPIIRSFEPGEDWFYDYVEDEYAEGPELAPPDHHPLSQPTPGPAGRAPRDRRWHLHPAAP
- a CDS encoding EAL domain-containing protein, which encodes MDHRLDRARGGRWLFAQRRGDGRGCGRLHAAVIRRANDRAAWCGREQSGRRPGDRCRAHPRFGRDGRCRRHHPGPGDREARGALERHAPDRRNPAAAPLLARIPADPRHRLEPGRRVRGTHPLRRATDDNAPVRHAALVGRGRDLEFATMQAAVRATRELPPNCWVSVNASAALLSETDTLADILGPLDRPTVIELSEHDVITDYAPIAAAMERLGPGRLLAVDDAGSGFASLRHILEVRPAFVKMDIGLVQSAATDLTRRALVAGFVHFARDADFTLVAEGIESEDDLDTLRELGVALGQGYLLGRPEHASFLEDQVATATSPRPRVQRARAN